The following are from one region of the Silene latifolia isolate original U9 population chromosome 9, ASM4854445v1, whole genome shotgun sequence genome:
- the LOC141599805 gene encoding uncharacterized protein LOC141599805, whose translation MIITPMEGCSRIAPWSNNVYQQGGLGTPGSTISTLMDPSQEQGIISWGEGAPITHHHQQQQHHDHLPMMGPIMGGNNMIQSQQPPFDVSKGCDATSSIDQSLECLLSGTNSNTETSDEDDGISMLFNNSDSSKNFWNFSSINNNQNNIISTKEIIINNNNINNNTNPRKRSHDDIHNFHEDQTQHYNLTTSTSPPKGTKRRRTNIATTNTTTSTQTNTEKMSNSSNISFQLQGKSSINSTEEPDTEAIQQMKEMIYRAAAFRPVNFGVEPIERPKRKNVRISSDPQTAAARQRRERISERLRVLQKLVPGGTKMDTASMLDEAANYLKFLRNQVQDLESFGNNNNNNNNKLHHQFHFSTTSPTNHLFTPPHPTTNLQFSHSMSFPMQAPHFLPPNPKS comes from the coding sequence ATGATCATAACTCCAATGGAAGGTTGTTCAAGGATAGCTCCATGGAGCAATAACGTGTATCAACAAGGCGGTCTCGGTACACCGGGATCAACAATCTCAACCTTAATGGATCCAAGTCAAGAGCAAGGAATAATCTCATGGGGTGAAGGTGCACCAATTACTCATCATCATCAGCAGCAGCAACATCATGACCATCTTCCTATGATGGGTCCTATAATGGGAGGCAACAACATGATTCAATCGCAGCAGCCGCCTTTCGATGTATCGAAAGGATGTGATGCAACATCATCAATTGATCAATCACTTGAGTGTTTGTTATCAGGTACAAACAGCAACACAGAAACTTCTGATGAGGATGATGGTATTTCCATGCTATTTAATAATTCAGATTCTAGTAAAAACTTTTGGAATTTCTCCTCAATTAACaataatcaaaataatataatctCCACAAAAGAGATTAttataaacaataataatattaataataatactaatccTAGGAAGAGAAGTCATGATGACATACACAATTTTCATGAAGATCAAACACAACATTATAACCTCACAACTAGTACTAGTCCACCAAAGGGTACAAAAAGGCGGCGGACTAATATCGctaccaccaacaccaccaccagtACACAGACGAACACGGAAAAAATGTCGAATTCATCGAATATTAGCTTCCAGCTACAGGGGAAATCATCAATTAACTCAACAGAGGAGCCAGATACAGAGGCAATTCAACAAATGAAAGAAATGATATACAGGGCAGCTGCATTTAGGCCAGTGAATTTTGGGGTTGAACCAATTGAAAGACCTAAAAGGAAGAATGTGAGGATATCAAGTGACCCACAAACCGCGGCGGCTCGACAAAGAAGAGAAAGGATTAGTGAAAGACTTAGGGTTCTTCAAAAGCTTGTTCCTGGTGGAACTAAAATGGATACTGCTTCAATGCTTGATGAAGCTGCTAATTACCTCAAGTTTCTTAGAAACCAAGTTCAAGATTTGGAATCttttggtaataataataataataataataataagcttcATCATCAATTTCATTTTTCTACTACATCACCTACTAATCATCTTTTTACCCCTCCTCATCCTACCACAAATTTACAGTTTTCACATTCCATGTCTTTTCCCATGCAAGCTCCTCATTTTTTACCACCAAACCCTAAAAGTTGA